A window of the Dermatophagoides farinae isolate YC_2012a chromosome 2, ASM2471394v1, whole genome shotgun sequence genome harbors these coding sequences:
- the MED19 gene encoding mediator complex subunit 19: MMSEIIRRPSEQCSPKTSPRGNRSPVVIPRQDSTGTLKTTISLGKTPAIVHSGPFYLMKELPPPSELTGSTNLLQYHNLEHSFNKFCGRKIKDQLSAFLPNLPGNIDIPASQDDSSLRKMIERPPITSIEIVPLNKQQLDSAFRLHVGPVPDQYRFMNQTVQRKKHKHKKSHKNRSGPNGPGDSPLGGPNDHHSAHLLSDSNMNSDLLSSLSSNRDRDSHEMMMKKHKKQKRHDDEKEQRRKKKKDKKKKKRHSPDSPPYDPNASSSLPIDDSPMMSSSVPSSVMIGGGPGTPSNPTGNNGLTSTSSNHQSSNASITGPQQPSSASSITTLQHSSSSLNNNINGSSSGRPLL; the protein is encoded by the exons atgatgTCCGAAATCATTCGCCGACCATCGGAACAATGTTCACCTAAAACTAGTCCACGTGGTAATCGATCACCGGTAGTTATACCTAGACAGGATTCTACCGGAACATTAAAAACGACTATATCGTTGGGCAAAACACCTGCCATCGTTCATAGTGGACCATTCTATCTGATGAAAGAATTACCTC CTCCAAGTGAATTGACAGGCTCAACAAATTTACTACAATACCATAATCTCGAACATtcttttaataaattttgtgGTCGTAAAATTAAAGATCAGCTGAGTGCATTTCTGCCAAACCTTCCCGGCAATATCGATATACCAGCATCTCAAGATGACAGTTCATTAAGAAAAATGATAGAACGTCCACCAATCACATCGATCGAGATAGTTCCattgaataaacaacaattggATTCGGCATTTCGTTTACATGTTGGTCCAGTGCCTGATCAATATCGATTCATGAACCAAACAGTACAACGCAAAAAACATAAGCATAAAAAAAGTCATAAGAATAGATCTGGTCCAAATGGACCAGGTGATTCACCATTAGGTGGACCaaacgatcatcattcagCTCATTTACTTTCGGATTCGAATATGAATTCCGATCTACTATCGTCTCTATCCTCTAATCGTGATCGTGATTCAcatgagatgatgatgaaaaaacataaaaaacaaaaacgtcatgatgatgaaaaagaacagcgaagaaaaaagaaaaaggacaaaaagaaaaagaaacgcCATTCTCCCGATTCACCACCATATGATCCAAAtgcatcatcttcattgcCAATAGATGATAGTCCAATGATGTCATCATCTGTACCATCATCAGTGATGATAGGTGGTGGTCCAGGAACACCATCAAATCCAACGGGCAATAATGGTCTAACCTCAACATCatctaatcatcaatcatcaaacgCATCAATCACTGGGCCACAACAgccatcatcagcatcatcaattaCCACATTGCAACATTCAAgctcatcattgaataataatatcaatgGCAGTTCTTCTGGGCGGCCATTATTGTAA